Part of the Lotus japonicus ecotype B-129 chromosome 6, LjGifu_v1.2 genome, TGGTTCCGTTTTGAATTTAGCTTTTTGGCATGAAGAGCAGCCAGTGAGCCTTTGCCACTAAATTACATGCAATTTGCTACTATTACAATTCCTGATAAGAGTTTGATCTCCATTCAGGCATGCTAGAATAAAAATAAGAATGTACATATTTTCATACGTAGTTCCACAAACTTGATTCTACAAATATTTGTTTAAGGGACCATTTTTTCACTTCTGATCAAAGGTAACCAAAAAATATATGGATTAAAAGTTACGTGCCTCATCCTCATTATAATCTGTGTTTATATATTCATCCAATTTAtattttgagtttaattttaatgcatcaacggtgtaaagtttttttactcatcaaccaatcagatttcaagtaTTTGAATGTCactcaatttaattaaataaaaaatatatcttTCCCACATTCAAGAAATCTGATTAGTTGATTGTCGGTGCAGCAAATTTTTCTCATGCATAATTCGttctaattaaaatttaaagcaaaaatatttgttatatttttttagtcaaATATAATTGTTCTTCTTAGACCATGAgcaatggttgttgaaaaaTTGTGTTGAGGATggttgaggattgttgagaTGTTGTAGTTGTTGTTGAAGAATGTTGAGGGTGATGTGGAGGAGAGAGGGAGGGGAGAAATGTTGAGGAAGCTCAACAAAGTTGAGAGAGCCGGTGCATGCCACGTGGCGCGAGGGCAATGGCCACTGACAGGCGCGTGGCCTTCAcgcgcagacaaggcgcgtgacgCGCCTACGCACAGGAGAGAGAAACTGACATGCGAATAGGGGTTTCCACGTGTCTAAATCTGATTGGATCGCCGGATTTCTTTTTCcattatcttttgaactcaattatttcattaaaaaaattatttcatcaaaaaaataaaataaattatggtgtgcttagtttgttgtcttgcattttaagttaagaaaagaaaataaattatattctatattttaaaaataaataaattgttaagtgtttattgttttaatttaatttaaatcgataattgtaattttatgttatcataaaaacaaaaatataaaattaaataaaaatgtgaaataaaaaagtggtggggtagggtgttgagagtaaAGTAAAACTATTGGAGTGGataaaagttgaatgagtgttgaattgaaaagaaaagctgatgtggagtgttggaaagaaaaaaaataagattgGAAAAAGGTAAACAAAACAAGATTCAACCAACCATTGCTCATGGTCTTACGTGATACTTACATGACATGATTGATTATACAAGCAAATGCATATCCATTGAAGCCAAATTATAttaacaaagacaaagagaaaaagGGGCAAACATGATGCAATTAAGTAAAAGACTTGACTAGTTAACATGGTGTTTTAAGTTAGCTAAAATATAACACCAATCCAGAATTTACAGATGCAGAAAACTCGATTTATCTCCACCTCTTGGGCCTACACACTTTCTTGCATGCCCATTAAACCACAAAACCGAATAAACCAAAAAAACTACATTAAAAAACATtttctcaaaaaataaaaaatgttttaattttctCTTGATATAATTGATTAATTGTCACTTGCATTCTGTTTTGTCCTTCAACTTTTTAATAGAATTgaaagagaggagaagagggtgCAGGTGCACATggtcaagaagtacaagagatGCACCTGATTAACCCACTCTCATTGCAAGCCGTACACGTCTTGAACCCACCTTTCTCCGCGTACACCTTGCGCGCACCGGAGCACTCCCCACAGAGCACGAACCTATGATCACCGCACACGTGGCACGCGCGGAGATGAGAATCCACTGCGGGCAACCCTTCAAGAAGCTTCCTAAGCTCGCCACTCTCGTGCAGCCACCTCACCTCCTCGGCCCCACCAACGTACCTACCGTTGATGAAAACTCCGGGCAGGGTCAACCCGGTTTTCCGACCCGTGACTCGCTGGAGCTCCGTGAGAAAACCCGAGTCCATGGACACGTCTCGCTCGTCCAGCGCGACCCGGAACCCGCGCA contains:
- the LOC130723566 gene encoding LOW QUALITY PROTEIN: uncharacterized protein At5g39865 (The sequence of the model RefSeq protein was modified relative to this genomic sequence to represent the inferred CDS: inserted 1 base in 1 codon), with the protein product MWHSWRKPTSFSCSSFKXLFIDEPTTTKPKPSIFHRVTLANSLLRAWATQPKLSHSPTSPPPNDPRASVPCSEQRVVVYFTSLRVVRTTFEDCKTVRSILRGFRVALDERDVSMDSGFLTELQRVTGRKTGLTLPGVFINGRYVGGAEEVRWLHESGELRKLLEGLPAVDSHLRACHVCGDHRFVLCGECSGARKVYAEKGGFKTCTACNESGLIRCISCTS